The stretch of DNA TCAGCATGAATCAGGCGGTGGCGACGGTGAAGGCCGGGCGGTGGGTGAAGCCACGGTGGAGGGTTAAACAGTACCGCAGCCCATTTGAGGCGTATGTCCGCTATGGCGGGTGGCGTTTGTGTGAGATTAAACCTGGCACCAAGGCGCCGGCTGGAAAAGGCTGGAACCGGAGGGAGGCTGCGATCGACGATCCGGCGCGGGCTGGGCGGCTTGAGGCGGCTGGACTGCTGCACGCTTGGTCAGGCACGGCGGCCCTCGACGTGGATGACTTTGAGGAGGCGGACCGATGGCTTGAGGCACGCGGGATCAATTTGTCCGCGTTGCTGGGCTCGGGTGATGCAGTTCAGATCACCTCTGGCCGACCCGGCAAGGCGAAACTTCTCTACCGGCTGGCAGAGCCGAGGCCAAGTGTAAAAGTGGTAGACGATGCGGGCCAAGTGGTCTTGGAGCTGCGATGCGGCGCGGCTGGAGGACTTAGCGTACAGGATGTTTTGCCTCCTTCGGTCCATCCAGACACGGGTAACCCCTACGCCTGGGGCGGCTCAGGCAGGTGGTGGCGGCTGCCCGACATGCCGGCGGCGCTGCTCAAAGTGTGGGACGAGCTGGCGGCGCCTTCGCACAGGCCGGATGAGGTCGCGAAGGCCGAGGCGGCGGCGGCGGTGCTGGATGCCGGGCAGCTTGCCGACCTGCGTGAGGCGCTTTTTTTTATACCAGCGGATGCATATGACACCTGGATCAAGATCGGCCTTGCCTTGGCCGGGCTGGGCGATGCCGGGCGGGCGCTTTGGCTTGCCTGGTCTGCCACTTCGAGCAAGTTCGAGCCGGCGGCAGCCGCAAGAAAATGGGAGAGCTTCGCGGGCGCGGCGGCAGATCATCGGGCTGTCTTTGCCGAGGCCGCGCGACGCGGGTGGACTAACCCAGCGAAGGAGCGGGCGGTGAGGGAGAGGCTGGCGGCGCAATCCTTGGCCGAGGCCGGCGGGCCGGCGGCGGCTGGCAAGCGCGAAGAGGTGCAGGCCGTTCCGGCGGTTGAAGTCGGAGGCGCGGGATGGCCGGAGCCGATGATACCGGAGGGCGTGGACGTTCCGAATATTCCGGACATTGTTTTACCGGGCTGGGTCGGCGCGATGGCCGAGGCGGTCTCGGTCAGTTGTCAGACGCCGAGCGCGGCTGCCGTCGCCGTGGCGCTGGCGGCGTTGGCGACTTGCTGTCAGAGGCGGTGGCAGGTGGCGCCGCACGCGTCTGGATATGTGGAGCCCCTCGCATTATGGACTATAACCGCGATGCCGCCGGGCAGCCGCAAAAGCGCCGTGCTTGCGGCTTTGGCCGCGCCGTTGATCCGGTGGGAAAAACTTCAGAGGGATCGGCTTCGCCCCGAAATCGCCCGGCGGACAGCGGCGCGAGAAGTTGCGGCCAAAAGGATCGAGGGCTTGAAAAAGCGGGCGCTGCGGGTGGAGGACGCTGAGTCGCGGGCCGAGTTGGTCGCGGCGATCCAGTCGGAGTCTGAATTTATGCCGGCGGAGCTGATCCCCCCGCGCCTATTCACCGGAGACTGCACGCCGGAGAGGTTGCAGGGGCTTCTTGTGGAGCACGGGGAGGCGATGTCAGTGCTGAGCGACGAAGGCGGCATCTTCCAAGTTTTGTCGGGAGCATATTCCGGCGGGATGGCTAATTTGGATGTGTTTTTGCAAGGGCACGCGGGCTCAGCCATGCGAGTAGACCGTGGCGGGCGGTGTGCCCACATAGATCGGCCGGCGCTAAGTTTGGGCCTGATGATGCAGCCGGGCGTTCTGGCCGAGGTAGGCAAAAACAAAAGATTCAGGGACTCGGGATTGCTTGGCCGGTGCCTCTTTGTTGTGCCCAAGAGCAACGTTGGCGCGCGCGATGTTAGACAACACCTCGACGTGCCGGAGTACATCAAAGAGGACTGGGAGGCCGGGTTATTTCGGCTTCTGGATGGTCGCCTTGAGCCGGTGGAGGCGCCGAGGACGTTGATTTTTGGGCCAGAGGCGCGTGAGTGTTGGCTAAATTTCTCGGCTGAGATCGAGCGTAAGCAAGGCGACGGCGGGCCGCTGGGACATGTGGCCGACTGGTCGGCCAAGCTTCCTGGCGCCGTGGCTAGGATTGCAGGCTTGCTGCACCTTGCCACGCGCGGCGGCGCGGTGGAGGTGATCGGGCGCGATGCGGTCGAGCGGGCGGTTGAGCTAGGCAAGCTTCTTATTCCTCACGCTCTCGCCGCGTTTGGGCTGATGGGGCGGGCGCCGGTTGAGGACGACGCGCATGCGCTGTTGGCGTGGATTCGAGCCGGGCGGCGGCTGACGTTCACCGCCCGTGAAGCTCAGAGAGCGATGCGTGTTCGCTTCCCATCTCGCCCAAAGCTCGACCAGGCCCTTGCGTTTCTCGGCGATTGGAAAGTGGTGGTGGGTGCCCGGCAGACGGTGGCGGGTGGAGGGGCTGGCAGGCCCACAACCACGTACATCGTAAATGAGCGGATTTTTGATGCAGCCTGAGCCGGAATTTTGTCCCACAGGCGGGCGGACACAATGGGACAAAATGCCAAAATTCGGCGGATTTTTAATTTTGTCCCATTCTGTCACCAAGGGTTTGGGACAAAATTCCGGCGATTTGCACACGATCGAACAACAATCGGGCGAATTTTGTCACACCGTCATTTTCGTCCTAAAGGTTTTTTTAACCTTAAAAATCATATACATACATGCAAAATGCGCATCCGGGCCGGAAATCGTGGGACAAAATGCCAAAATTCAAAAAGCGTGGCGGCGAATTTTGTCATTTTGTCCCATGTCCTGGGGGTGAAGTTTGATTTTTGAGATTGGCCGGCGTAGTCCGGCCTTGGCGTCCGGCCATATGGCCGGGCGAGATCGTGCCGGGAGGCACAACAATCGCGATGGAGCGAAAACAATGAGTGACAGAAATCATATACCGGAGCATTGCAGGGGCGACGAGACACACCACGAGTGGCTCATGAGGTCGCCTAAATGGGTCCTCGTCATGGCCATCGAAACGAAGGAAATGTATCTTCACGTCCTCCTCGAAGACATTGGCAAACTTAAAACCCGTGTCGCCGAACTTGAGGCCGAGCTGTCCGATATAACGGGTGGTAATAAAAAGCAGTGATGTTATAACGTA from Methylococcus geothermalis encodes:
- a CDS encoding DUF3987 domain-containing protein, translating into MNQAVATVKAGRWVKPRWRVKQYRSPFEAYVRYGGWRLCEIKPGTKAPAGKGWNRREAAIDDPARAGRLEAAGLLHAWSGTAALDVDDFEEADRWLEARGINLSALLGSGDAVQITSGRPGKAKLLYRLAEPRPSVKVVDDAGQVVLELRCGAAGGLSVQDVLPPSVHPDTGNPYAWGGSGRWWRLPDMPAALLKVWDELAAPSHRPDEVAKAEAAAAVLDAGQLADLREALFFIPADAYDTWIKIGLALAGLGDAGRALWLAWSATSSKFEPAAAARKWESFAGAAADHRAVFAEAARRGWTNPAKERAVRERLAAQSLAEAGGPAAAGKREEVQAVPAVEVGGAGWPEPMIPEGVDVPNIPDIVLPGWVGAMAEAVSVSCQTPSAAAVAVALAALATCCQRRWQVAPHASGYVEPLALWTITAMPPGSRKSAVLAALAAPLIRWEKLQRDRLRPEIARRTAAREVAAKRIEGLKKRALRVEDAESRAELVAAIQSESEFMPAELIPPRLFTGDCTPERLQGLLVEHGEAMSVLSDEGGIFQVLSGAYSGGMANLDVFLQGHAGSAMRVDRGGRCAHIDRPALSLGLMMQPGVLAEVGKNKRFRDSGLLGRCLFVVPKSNVGARDVRQHLDVPEYIKEDWEAGLFRLLDGRLEPVEAPRTLIFGPEARECWLNFSAEIERKQGDGGPLGHVADWSAKLPGAVARIAGLLHLATRGGAVEVIGRDAVERAVELGKLLIPHALAAFGLMGRAPVEDDAHALLAWIRAGRRLTFTAREAQRAMRVRFPSRPKLDQALAFLGDWKVVVGARQTVAGGGAGRPTTTYIVNERIFDAA